The Streptomyces sp. NBC_01353 genome contains a region encoding:
- a CDS encoding dipeptidase, producing the protein MSETPDNAVQTVRTQAVRTYIEQHRAAFLGDLAAWLRIPSVSAQPAHAEDVRRSARWLADKLSDTGFSTVDVWETDGAPAVFAEWPSDDPDAPTVLVYGHHDVQPAAREDGWHTDPFEPHVTDGRMYARGAADDKGQVFFHTLGVRAHLAATGRTAPAVNLKLIIEGEEESGSPHFRALVEAHADRLAADAVIVSDTGMWSEDTPTVCTGMRGVADCEIELYGPDQDIHSGSFGGAVPNPATVAGRLVAALHDEDEHVAIPGFYDGVTELSDAERALIAELPFDEAVWLTTAKSHGTLGEAGFSTLERVWARPTAEVNGIGGGYQGPGGKTIVPASAHLKLSFRLVAGQDPDKIELAVRDWLAARVPAGIRYEIVFGAPTRPCLTPLDHPALKAVAGAMSRAFDGAKVRYTREGGSGPAADLQDVLGAPVLFLGISVPSDGWHAPNEKIELDLLLKGVETTAHLWSDLPAALHTAAR; encoded by the coding sequence ATGAGCGAGACCCCGGACAACGCCGTCCAGACCGTACGTACCCAGGCTGTGCGCACGTACATCGAGCAGCACCGCGCCGCCTTCCTCGGCGACCTCGCCGCCTGGCTGCGCATCCCCTCCGTGTCGGCGCAGCCCGCCCACGCCGAGGACGTACGGCGCAGTGCCCGGTGGCTCGCCGACAAGCTGTCCGACACGGGGTTCTCGACGGTCGATGTCTGGGAGACGGACGGCGCGCCCGCGGTCTTCGCCGAGTGGCCCTCCGACGACCCCGACGCCCCGACCGTGCTCGTCTACGGCCACCACGACGTCCAGCCGGCCGCCCGCGAGGACGGCTGGCACACGGACCCGTTCGAGCCGCACGTCACCGACGGCCGGATGTACGCGCGCGGTGCCGCCGACGACAAGGGCCAGGTCTTCTTCCACACCCTCGGGGTCCGCGCCCACCTCGCCGCGACCGGGCGCACCGCCCCCGCGGTCAACCTCAAGCTGATCATCGAGGGCGAGGAGGAGTCGGGCTCCCCGCACTTCCGGGCCCTTGTCGAGGCCCACGCGGACCGGCTCGCCGCCGATGCCGTGATCGTCTCCGACACCGGCATGTGGTCCGAGGACACCCCGACGGTCTGCACCGGGATGCGCGGCGTCGCGGACTGCGAGATCGAGCTGTACGGCCCCGACCAGGACATCCACTCCGGTTCCTTCGGCGGAGCCGTGCCCAATCCGGCCACCGTCGCCGGTCGTCTGGTCGCCGCCCTGCACGACGAGGACGAGCACGTCGCGATCCCCGGGTTCTACGACGGTGTCACCGAGCTGTCCGACGCCGAGCGCGCCCTCATCGCCGAGCTGCCCTTCGACGAAGCGGTCTGGCTGACCACCGCCAAGTCCCACGGCACCCTCGGCGAGGCCGGCTTCTCCACCCTGGAGCGCGTGTGGGCCCGCCCGACCGCCGAGGTCAACGGCATCGGCGGCGGCTACCAGGGCCCCGGCGGCAAGACGATCGTCCCCGCCTCCGCCCACCTGAAGCTCTCCTTCCGACTGGTCGCGGGCCAGGACCCGGACAAGATCGAGCTCGCGGTACGGGACTGGCTCGCCGCCCGTGTCCCCGCCGGCATCCGGTACGAGATCGTCTTCGGCGCCCCGACCCGGCCCTGCCTCACCCCGCTCGACCACCCGGCCCTCAAGGCCGTCGCGGGCGCGATGAGCCGCGCCTTCGACGGCGCCAAGGTCCGCTACACCCGCGAGGGCGGCTCGGGCCCCGCCGCAGACCTCCAGGACGTCCTGGGCGCACCGGTGCTGTTCCTCGGCATCTCGGTGCCGTCCGACGGCTGGCACGCCCCCAACGAGAAGATCGAGCTCGATCTTCTCCTCAAGGGCGTCGAGACCACCGCCCATCTGTGGAGCGACCTGCCCGCCGCACTCCACACAGCCGCGCGATGA